From a single Apium graveolens cultivar Ventura chromosome 2, ASM990537v1, whole genome shotgun sequence genomic region:
- the LOC141707119 gene encoding RNA pseudouridine synthase 5, producing the protein MRTIGEPWPELNDGLFYSDRVRPSDSGLTLVDFYSTKYKSSAPLQGWLQRIENGQITVDGTIVTDPTKVLSAASELQYHRLPWREPDAPYLLGVLFEDDHLIALNKPSGLQVLPGGLFQHRTVLTQLQWHASKQSSIFACQQTNPVPVHRLGRGTSGILLCAKTKLAKARISAYFADGTSTVGSTRIEDADISKTRKISKTYRALASGILRENEVIINQPIGMLKYPGVAKGLYVASPSGKLALSKVCVLERNIQYNCTLVEVEIQSGRPHQIRIHLSFIGHPLIGDPLYVTGGQPQCFDPESVEESFAQDGGYQRPLKPVPGDCGYHLHAHRLVFSHPFTNKVTEIIVPLPSILQTQKESKEIEHSSSVQDTK; encoded by the exons ATGCGGACAATCGGAGAACCCTGGCCGGAATTAAACGACGGCCTCTTCTATTCCGATCGCGTCCGACCCTCTGATTCTG GTCTCACACTTGTTGATTTTTACTCCACCAAGTACAAGAGTTCAGCTCCTTTGCAAGG ATGGTTGCAGAGAATCGAGAATGGACAG ATAACCGTTGATGGCACAATTGTTACAGACCCTACCAAAGTTCTAAG TGCTGCTTCAGAATTGCAATATCACCGACTTCCTTGGAGAGAACCTGATGCACCATACTTGCTTGGAGTTCTATTTGAAGATGATCATTTG ATTGCACTAAACAAGCCATCCGGTCTCCAAGTTTTACCGGGAGGACTATTCCAGCACCGGACTGTTTTGACTCAATTACAGTGGCACGCTAGCAAACAAAGTTCTATATTTGCATGTCAACAGACAAACCCTGTCCCTGTTCATCGTCTTGGAAGAGGTACATCAG GAATATTGCTTTGTGCAAAGACAAAGCTTGCAAAAGCTCGTATATCGGCATATTTTGCTGATGGAACCTCAACTGTTGGGAGTACGAG AATTGAAGATGCAGATATTAGTAAAACTAGGAAAATCTCAAAGACATACCGGGCATTAGCAAGTGGTATTCTTCGTGAGAATGAG GTTATCATCAATCAGCCAATTGGGATGCTAAAATATCCTGGAGTTGCTAAAGGATTATATGTTGCTTCACCATCAG GAAAATTGGCTCTAAGCAAAGTatgtgttcttgagaggaatataCAATATAACTGCACATTGGTGGAG GTTGAAATACAATCAGGAAGGCCACATCAGATTCGCATTCATCTTTCTTTTATTGGGCACCCGCTGATAG GTGATCCTTTATATGTTACTGGTGGACAACCTCAGTGTTTTGATCCTGAATCTGTAGAAGAAAGTTTTGCTCAAGATGG AGGGTACCAGAGACCTTTAAAACCTGTTCCAGGAGACTGCGGCTACCACTTGCATGCACATCGATTAGTTTTTTCTCACCCATTTACAAATAAG GTTACAGAAATAATTGTACCCCTACCATCAATATTGCAAACACAGAAAGAGAGCAAAGAAATTGAACACTCTTCTTCCGTACAAGATACCAAGTAG